TTCTACGCCGGGGTCTGGGGCTCGACGATCGCGGACAGCGCCCTGATGGGCGATATCGAGCTGGATCTCATTGGCGGCTGGACCGGCGAACTGGCGACCGGCACGACAGCCGATCTGTCGGTGACCTATTATCATTATCCCCGCGGCAGGGCCTCGGCCGGGAACAGCGACTATGCCGAAGCCGTCGCCAAGCTCGATCGCACGCTTGGTCCCGTCGAAACTTCGGCCGGAATCGCTTACTCCTGGGAGCAGGCGGCGATCAGCGGCGACAATCTCTACCTGTTCGGCGACGCTTCTGCAGACCTGCCGGGCACACCGCTGACCCTCAACGCGCACGTCGGACGCTCCAGCGGCAGCCTCGCCTTCGAGGATCATTACGTGGACTGGTCTGCCGGCATCGAAACGTCGTTGGGCCCGGTGACGGCAGGTGTGACCTATGTCGACTCCGATCTGGCCCAAGACCTTGGCGGCGGATCCGCGATCGTGCTCTCCTTGGGGATCGGCTTTTAGCGCCCAGGCTGCGATCGGGGTTGATGGCCCGCGGTCCGACGCATTCCGCAGGCTGCTCGGTTGAACTCGCCTCGCAATTCGGGGAAGCGGGCGCTGTCACGTCGGAGGAACGTCCATGCCCAAGACCCTGATCATCGATTTCGTCTCGGACGTGGTCTGCCCCTGGTGCGTGATCGGCATGCGCGGACTGGAGGAGGCGTTGCGACGGCTGGAGGGCGAAGTCGCGGCCGAAATTCGCTTCCACCCGTTCGAGCTCAACCCGGACATGCCGCCCGAAGGCGAGAACATCGTCGCGCATATCGGCCGCAAATACGGCTCCACGCCGGAGCAATCGGCAGCGAATCGAATCGCGATCCGCGACCGGGCGGCTAATGTCGGCTTCACCATCGCGATTTCGGACGAAAGCCGGATCTACAACACGTTCGACGCGCATCGTCTGCTTCATTGGGCAGGGTATGACGGCCGCCAGCAAGCGCTCGAACATGCCTTGTTCGAAGCTTACTTCACCAACGGCCGCAATCCCGGCGATCACGAAGTCCTGGTCGATGCGGCGCGCGCGGCCGGCCTCGATCCGGCAGCGGCAGCGGAGGTGCTCGGCTCCGGCCGCTACGGCCCGGACGTTCGTGCCGCCGAGAAGCTTTGGCAGTCGCGCGGCATCTCGGCGGTGCCGGCGGTGATCATCAATGGGTGCTACCTGATCTCGGGCGGGCAGCCGGCCGATGCGTTCGAAGGCGCGCTTCGCACCATCGCTGCCGAAAGCTGACGCGCGCCCATTGTCGCGAAGTCTTCGTGTATTCGTAACGGTGGTGCAACACTCCCGCAGCGCTGCTGACACGACCCCCGGCTAGGACGCGTGAACGTTCACCGGCGGCTCCATCAAGGGCCGTTGTTGGATGGGCTTCGGCTCGATCGACGCGGTGCGGCAGCGATGCCGCCGCACCGCAGCGCGAACGGGTGATCTCCAGGGGGAATGACATGACACGTACGACGCTCGCCACCCGGCTGCTTGCCGGCTGCGCCCTGTTCGGCTTCGCTGCGGCCGCCGCCGCCCAGGCGACGGATGCTGCCGCAGGTCCGGACGATGGCGCGGGCGGCGCCGGCGAAGAGGCCGAGATCGTCATCACCGGCTCGTTCGCCGAGAGCCTCAACGACGCGCTGCGGATCAAGCGCCGGGCCGACAGCATCGCCGACGCGGTCTCTGCCGCCGACATCGGCGATTTCCCGTCTGTCAACGTCGCCGAGGCGCTGCAACGGCTGCCCGGCGTCTCGATTTCCCGAGAGGCCGGCGAGGGCCAGTTCGTCTCCGTCCGCGGCCTCGGCCCCAATTTCTCGAACGTGACGCTGAACGGTGCGCCGATCGCGTATAACGAGAATATCCGCAATTCGGATCAGAGCGGCCGCCAGTTCCAGTTCCGGGTCATTCCGGCCGACCTCATCTCCGGGATCGTCGTCACCAAGGCGCCGACGGCGGACATCATCGATGGCGGCATCGGCGGCGCTGTCGATATCCGCATCGCCAGCCCGCTCGACACGGCGAGCTTCGTCAGCGCAAGAGCGTTCGGGCATTATGAGCAAAGGACCGAGGAGCTCACGCCGAACGGCTCGCTGTCGGCCGGCTGGCGTAACGACGCACGCACGCTCGGCGTGATCGGCGGCATCTCCTACCAGACCCGCAAGGTTCAGTTCGAGCGCTTCCAGCATTTCGGCTATACCGATCGGGTGATTGCGGGGCAGACGGTCAGCGTCCCCAACGATGTCGTGACCACCCTGGAACGCGAGGATCGCCGGCGCTTGAGCGCGATGGGCGGCGTCGAATGGGCTCCCATTCCCGCGTTGCGGCTCAAGGCGGAAGCGCTCTACTCCAACTTCAACAACGAGATCATGGAGGATCGGGTCAGCTTCGAATGGGGTACCCGTGCCGATTTCGCGAGCAAGCTCGTCCCCGGCAGCGCCGTGATCAAGGACGGCGTTCTCTATGGCGGCGAGCTTCGCGGCGGCCGGATCAATCGCAACGCCGAATTCTCCGAACAGACCCACGAGAATCTATTCCTGCAGGCGAGCGCCACCTACGATGCGAGCGGGTGGCGGATCGCGCCGTCGTTCAGCTATTCGCGGGCGGACAGCGGTCTCGATCTGCCGCTGCAGCGGATCGACGGGCGTACCGCCGACAATCAGCCCGGTCTCGTCTACAGCCTGGTCTATGGTGACGATCCGGTCGGCAATCGGCGGATCGGACGGGTTCAGACCAACCTCGATCTGACCCAGGCGAATGCGGCGCCCTTCTATCGCTACCGCATCCGTCCGACCAATTCGCTCGACGACGACAAGACGGCCTTGGTCGACATCAGCCGAACGTTCGAGGCCGATCTCGGCGGGTTCGTGCTGTCGAAGATCAGCGTCGGCGGGCAATATACCGATCGCAGCCGCGACTATCAGCGGCGCGATCGCACCGTGTCGCTGCGCCCGGGGGCGAGCGTCGACGGATCGTTCGTCGATCAGCTGGTCCCTTCGAACGTGTTCAATCAGATGATCGACGATTTCTACGGCCGGTGGGTGAGCTACGATCGTGACGCGTTCAAGGACGCCTTCATCGTCCCCGGCGAATATGACGGCACCGATCCCCAGTCGGACGATCTCGTCGCCAATGGCCAGGATCTCCAGCAATCCTATGCGATCGGCGAGAAGATCAAGGCGGGCTATGTCCGCGCCGATTTCGCTGCCGATGCGATCGGCCTGCGCGGCAATGCGGGCCTGCGCTACGTCACCACCAGCACCGAGGTCGACGGCACCATCCTCAGGGCGGGAACGGGGCCGAACGGCGCGGCGACGACGATCATCGAGCCGGCCCGGTTCGAGGGCAAGTATGACGAGTGGCTGCCGAGCCTGAACCTCAACTTCGATCTCACCCGCAATCTCGTGCTGCGTCTCGCCGCGTCGCGCTCCCTCACCCGGCCGTCGCTTGCCGATCTGCGCACGGCAACGGTGCCCAACAGCTCGGTGATTTCCGACGTTTACGACCGCGGCCAGGCGGCGATCGACGAACGGCCGGCATCGGCGCTGAACGGCGTTGGCGGCAATCCCGATCTCAAACCCTATACCGCGCTCAACTTCGACGCCTCGCTGGAATATTATTTCGATGGCTTCGGCGGCCTCTCGGTCGCGCTGTTCCACAAGGACATCAAGAACTTCATCGGGTCGATCGGACGGACGGAGCAGGTCGTGCTCAACACCCGCACCGGCCAGACCGTGACTGCCGACTTCCTGATCACCCGGCCGCAGAATATCGGCGACGCCAAGGTCAGCGGCATCGAGATCGGCGCTGCGGTCGAGATCGCTTATGGCTTCGGCATCGCCGGCAGCGCGACGTTCACCGACAGCGAAGCGAAGATCGAGACTCCGGCAGGCCTCATCAAGGCGCAGTTGCAGGGCGTGTCGGATACCAGCTTCTCGATCAGCCCGTTCTTCAAGCTTGGACCGGTCGAGGCCAATTTCAGCTACACGTGGCGATCCGATTTCAGCACCAACGGCAATATCTCGCCCGGCAGCAACGCCGTCACCAACCCGCTCGACGCGATCGTGCAGGATGGCTCGGGCACGCTCGACATGAGTGCCAAGGTCAAGATCAATCCGGCGCTCGAGATCTTCGTCGAGGGCACCAACGTGCTCGACGAGCGGCAAGCCGCCTATCAGGGCACCGAGGCTCGGCCGTACCAGATCCACGAATATGGGCGCAGCTTCAACTTCGGCGTGCGCGCCAGCTTCTGAGGCAAGCGCGTGAATCGGTGGGTTTCGCCAAATATTGGCGCGATGCGCTGATCGGGTCTGTGCGCCTGACGGGTTCGGGTTCGCTAAGTGGCTGAATACACTAGGCGGCAGGAATTTGGCACGGCTCGTGCTGAGGGGTTGGTGTCGCAATCGACGCCAATCTCAGCACGGAGCCTGTCATGTCCGCCGACCATCAGAACGTCGCTTTCCGCAACCACACCATTCTCGGCGTCTGCGAGGCGATCGGCGAGGATCTCGGCTTTCCTCCCGTCCTGCTGCGCATCGCCTTTGCGGCGGCGCTCTACTTCAGCCCCATCGGGGTGGTCGCGGCTTATTTCGGACTTGGGCTGGTCGTCATGATCTCTCGCTTTGCTGTTCCCGAAGGCGAGCGGATGTGGCCTTTCAACCGCAAGACCCGGGTTGAGACCGGCCAGCCGCAGATCGAGGCCGAAGCCGAGCAGCCGATGGCGATCGCCGCCTGAAGGGTCTTCAGCCATGCACCGCCCGGCTATCGGGCGGTGCCTCGTTTCGATCGTGCATGCCGTAATCGCGGACGACCGCGGCGATGCGCAGACGGTAGTCGCGAAACACGCCGGCACGTCCCTTCGCCTGCACCGTCCGATGAACAAGGCCGTTCCGCCACCCGGCAACGGCGGCCTCGTCCCGCCAGAAGGAGAGGGAGAGCAGCTTGCCCGGGTCCGAGAGGCTCTCGAAACGCTCGATCGTAAGAAAGCCGTCCATCCCGTCGAGCTCGGCGCGGAGTGACCCGGCGAGATCGAGATAGGTCTCCGCGTCGTCGGGCCAGACCTCGAACAGCACCGCAATCATGGCCTTACCAAAGGCGCATGCGGGCCTGAGACGAGGCGCAGGAAGATTCGATCCTCGCGCCGGATGAAGCGCTCGCGCCGGCTGAACGCATAATTCTCCCTGCCGATCGGATCGTCTCTCAGTCGGGCGCGATACGCTTCGTAGGCGGCCAGGCTGTCGATCGTGTAGAGCCCGTAAGCGGTGGTCGCCGAGCCTTCGTGCGGCCCGAAATAGCCGATCAGATCGGCGCCGCAGCGGGGGATCGCCTGTCCCCAATTGCGCGCATATTGGTCGAACGCGTCGAGCTTGTGCGGATCGAGCTCGTAGCGGATGAAGCAGGTGATCATCGGAGGTCCTCCTTGGCCCGCTCGATCTAGGCCGCAGAGGAGGGGGAACGGTTCGGCCGAAGCCGAAGCATCGAGGTCGATGAACCGGGCAGCTTGGCACGGGAAGGAGAAAGGATGTCGAGCATCGGATCGCTTGCCCAGATCGCCTCGCTGATCGGGGAGCCGGCGCGCACGGCGATCCTGGTATCGCTGATGGACGGTCGCGCGCTCACCGCGGGTGAGCTTGCCGAGGCGGCGGGCGTGACCGCGGCCACCGCGAGCGGCCATCTCGGCAGATTGCTGGAAGGCGGGCTGCTGGCGCTCGAGCGGCAGGGCCGACACCGTTACTATCGCCTCGCCAGCCCCGCAGTGGCGGCGACGCTCGAAGGGATGATGGCGCTCGACACGGCGCTTCGGAACGAAGCGCCGTCGAAGCGGATCGCCACCGGGCCCAAGGATCGCGCGCTCCGGCGCGCGCGCCGCTGCTACGACCATCTCGCCGGCGAAGTCGCCGTCGCGATTGCCGATGCGATGGCGGAGCGCGGACAACTCGATCTCAGCGGCGACGGGGCTGCCTTGACCGAAGCCGGAAGGACGTTCCTCGGCACGCTCGACATTGCGGTGGGGGCTCGCCGCGGCGGTGCGACCTTCTGCCGTCCGTGCCTCGATTGGAGCGAGCGGCGGCCGCATATCGCCGGTGCCGTCGGCGCCGCACTCTATCGCGGCTTCGTCGACAAGGGTTGGATGCGACAGGCCGCCGACAGTCGCGCAGTCGCGATCATGCCGCCCGGACGGCTGGCGCTCGAGCGGCATTTCGGGATCGTCTGAACGTGCCGCTCAACCGGCGGCAAAGCCACCCCGGAACTCGTCGTTCGCCGGCGCCTGGTAGCGGGGCGCGACATCGCGGCGCGAGAGGTGCGGGGCAAGCGCGAGGCGGGCACGCTGCATCCAGCATATTAGAGCCTGATCACCTCAGGTTGGGAGCGTCTAGCTCCGACCTGAGGTGATCAAGATGCAGACCATGCTTTAGGCGATGAACGCGAAACGCTGGGTCAGGCGCGGCGCTTGGAATCTCTCGTCACCCTTGATCCAGTCGCCCTCGATCTCCGCCGAATGCGGTATGAAGCCGGGATAGATGACCAGCCTGTTGAACGCAGCCTCGATCCGTCCGCGCAGCTGATATTCGGCGGTGCTGCCGCTGAAATAGCCCCGACCACCGTCCGGTTCCCCGGCCGTCTGTTCGAAAAACAAGGTGCCGCCGCGGGGCGCCCGGCTGAGGTAGACGAGACCGAAGACGGCGACGGGATCGGTATGAGGCTTGCGCTGTTGCGGCGACAAGGCGTCGGGATGGACGTCGACGACCGCGAAATCCGTGTGCAGATCATCGAAGGCGGCAATGCGCGCACCGTCCTTGCGGATGGGCACGCGGGAAAGGTACTCGCCATTTGCCAGTTCCAACACCTTCCGACGAACCTCCCTGAGTGCGCCGTCTTCGGCAGGCACCGGGGCGACCCTGCCGGGATAGAAGAACGGAGCCTTCTCGAACGGAAGGCGCAGGGCCGCTTCGCGAACGTCGTCGGGGCGTGCATAGAAATCATCGACGAAGAGGACCGGTATCCCCGCACCGATCTTCTCGTACCGCACGTTCAGACGCGAAGAGATCTGGTACGGCGAATCTCGAAGCAACATCCGTAGCCATATGCAACCAGCACAACCCGGCTGCAATGGCTTGGCAGCAGATGTTCAATCCGTTTTGACGAAAGACATCCTATAAGCTCCCGCTGCAACGGATTTCTGGCGCAGCGCTCGGCCCCTCAATGATTGTGGCGCGGCACCTTGGCGGAGGTCTGGCGGTATTTGGTTGCGAACTCGAGCACGCCGCCTTCGCCCAATTGCCCGGTCTTCTCCCGGTAGATCTCTTCCCACGGCGTATTGCTCGCCGGCGTCGCGGGGATGCCTTCGCCTCTGCGCCGGTCAATCTCGCCCGGATCGATCAGTGCGTCGCAGCGGCCGCTGTTCAGATCGATGCGGATCGTGTCGCCGGTGCGAAGCCAGGCGAGACCGCCGCCGACGGCGCTCTCGGGCGAGGCGTTGAGGATCGAGGGGCTGTCCGAGGTGCCGGACTGACGCCCGTCGCCAAGCGTCGGCAGGCTGGTGATGCCGCGCTGGAGCAGCGCATCGGGCGGCTGCATGTTGACGACTTCGGCGGATCCGGGCCAGCCCTGCGGTCCCGAGCCGCGGATGACGAGGATGCAATGCTCGTCGATTTCGAGGGCAGCATCGTTGATCCGGTGGTGATAATCGTCGGATCCGTCGAAGACGATCGCCCGCGCTTCGAACACGCCCTCCCGGCCCGGCTCGGCTAGGTAGCGGGTGCGGAATTCCTCGGAGATCACGCTCGTCTTCATGATCGCGAAATCGAACAGATTGCCCTTGAGGACGAGGAAGCCGGCGCGCTCCTTCAGCGGCTGGTCATAGGGGTAGATCACATCGCGGTCCCTGGCTTCGCGCCCTTGCAGGTTCTCCGCCATCGTCCTGCCGGTGACGCTGCGCTGGCTGCCGTCGAGCTTGCCGGCGTTGAGCAGCTCCCACATCACCGCCGGGACGCCGCCGGCGCGGTGGAAGCGCTCGGACAGATATTTGCCGGCCGGCTGCATGTTGACGAGGAGGGGGAGATCGTAGCCATGCTCCATCCAGTCCTCGTGCGTGATCTCGACTCCCGCGTGGCGCGCCATCGCGACGATATGCGGCTGGGCATTGCTGGACCCGCCGATCGCAGTGGTGACCCGAATCGCGTTCAGGAACGATTCGCGCGTCAGGATATCCGACGGACGCAAATCCTCGAACGCAAGCTCGACCGCGCGGCGGCCGGTCTCGTAGGCCATCTGGCCGCGCTCGCGATAAGGCGCCGGTATCGCGGCGTTGCCGGGCAGGGACATGCCCAGGGCCTCGGAAATTGCGTTCATCGTCGAGGCGGTGCCCATCGTGTTGCAATGGCCCGCGGAGGGCGCGCTGTCGGCGGCGCGGCGAAGGAATTCCTCCTCGTCGATCTTGCCCGCGCCGAGCAGGCGGCGGGAGCGCCAGATCACGGTGCCGGAGCCGACCAGCTCGTTCTCGTGCCAGCCGTCGAGCATCGGCCCGCCATTGAGGGTAATCGCCGGAATGTCGACGGTGGATGCCGCCATGATGCCGGCCGGCGTCGTCTTGTCGCAGCCGGTGGTGATGACGACGGCGTCGATCGGATAGCCGTTCAGGATCTCGACCAAGGTCATGTAGGAAAGGTTGCGGTCGAGCGCCGCCGTAGGACGGCGGCAATTCTCAAAGATCGGGTGCATCGGGAATTCCATCGGAATCCCGCCGGCATCGCGGATGCCGGCACGAATGCGGTCGGCGAGCTCGAGATGGATGCGGTTGCACGGCGCGATGTCGGAGCCCGACTGGGCGATGCCGATGATCGGCTTGCCGCCGCGCAATTCGGCCGGGGTGATCCCGTAGTTCATGAAGCGTTCGAGATAGAGTGCGGTCATGTCGCTCCGCCCCGGCGCGTCGAACCATTCGCGGGAGCGAAACGGGCGGGCGGGCGTGCGGGTCATGATCGTCTCCGGTAAGGCAAGGGGCGCAACCGCCAAACGGCTGCGCCCCCGGTAAGTGTTCGACAAAAGAGCGTTCAGCCCTGCATCTGCTCCAGTTCCTTGCCCTTCGTCTCGTGGATGAATTTCTTGACGAGGAAGAAACTGATCAGCGCGGCGCAGGCGTAGAAGGTGTAGGCGCCGGCAAGGCTCCACTCCGACATGCGCGGGAAGGTCTGTGCGATGAGGTAATTGGCGAACCACTGCGCGAAACCGCAGACTGCGAGTGCAGAGCCGCGGATCTGGTTCGGGAACATCTCGCCCAGCATCACCCACATGATCGGGCCCCAGCTGACGTTGAAGAAGATCACGTAGAGATTGGCGGCGATCAGCGCGAGAGTGCCGAGGTTGCTCGACAGCTGGAGCTTGCCGCCGGCATCCAGCGTGCCGTTCGCGAATGCGTAGACGAGCGCGAACAGGGTCACCGCCATGCCGGCCGAGCCGATCAGCAGCAGCGGCTTGCGGCCGATCTTGTCGACCAGCGCGATGGTGACGAAGCAGGCGGCGATCGAGACTGCGCCCGACACGATGTTGATCTGCAGCGACTGGTCTTCGGTGAAGCCGGCGAGCTGCCACAGCGTCGCACCGTAATAGAAGATCACGTTAATGCCGACGAGCTGCTGGAAGACGGCGAGCAGCAGGCCGGCCCAGACGATCGGCCGGATGCCGCCGCCCGGCGCTATCAGATCGCTGAGGCGGGGGCGGTGATCGACGCTGAAGCTGGCGCGGATTTCTTCGAGCTTGGCATCCGCGACCTCAGCGCCGAACAGTGACGTCAGCACGGTCCGGGCCTGCTCATGGCGCCCCTTGGACACCAGAAAGCGCGGGCTTTCCGGGATAAAGAGGAGAGCGATCAGGAAAATGGCGGCCGGAATTGCCTGCATCAGGTACATCCAGCGCCAGGCTTCGATCCCGCCCCAGAAGGGCGCGGTCGATTCACCCGCCGAGGCGGCGAGGAAGTAGTTGACCACGAAGGCTGCGGTGAGACCGGTGATGATCATGATCTGCTGCACGGTCGTCATTCGGCCCCGGATGCTCGCCGGAGCGACTTCGGAGATGTAGGCTGGCGAGAGCACGCTCGCCGCGCCGACAGCCATGCCGCCGAAGATTCGGGCGACGACGAACAGCCATTGAACGTGGGAGAAGCCCTGAACGAGAGCGCCGATCAGGAACACGATGGCGGCGAGCATCATGACGTTGCGCCGGCCGAGCCGGTCGGCGAGCCAGCCCGCCAGGAACGCACCGATGAAGCAGCCGATCAGCAGCGAACCCACGGTGAAGCCAAGCCCGTCCTTCGATAGATTGAACGCTTGCGTCAGGCCCTCCTGGGTCCCGTTCACGGCCCCGCTGTCATAGCCGAACAACAATCCGCCGATCGTCGCCACCGCGACGATCGCGCCGATGAAGCCCATGTTCGCCCGGGCCGGGCTTGCTTCGGTCATGAAAGATCCTCCCTCTCCCCGGATAACCCGGGTGTGTCTGCGGCGATGTTAGCGTTAACGGACGCGGTCTGAACAGGGGGTATTTTGCATGCCCGTCAGGCAGGCTGAACCGCCGGCGAGCGCGCCTTTCTGCTCTTATTCGGGACGACGATCGCGGCAGCAGTCGATTCCCGGACGATCATCTCATGTTCGAGGACGATCTCGTTGGTGTCGCAGCGCCCGCCCGCCCGCCGTGCGCGAATATCGGCGAGCAGCATGTCGAGCGCGGCTTCCGCCATCGCCGAGATCGGCTGGCGCACGGTGGTGAGCTCCGGCCACACTGTGGTCGCGAGCGAGGTGTCGTCGAAGCCGACGACGCTCAGGTCTTCCGGCACGATCATGTGGCGGCGGTGCGCGACGCTGATCGTCGCCGCCGCCATGTCGTCATTGGAGGCGAAGATCGCAGTCGGCGGGTGGGGATCGGCGAGCAGGCGTTCGGCGGCGGCGAGGCCGGAACGGTAGGTGAAATAACCCTGCTCGACGGCGGCCACTTCCGACGGCTTGAGGCCATGCTCGACGATCGCGGCAAGGAACCCGCGTTCGCGATCGTGGCTGGCGATGTGGTTGGGATGACCCTTGATGAAGCCGAACCGGCGATGGCCGAGATCGAGCAGATGCTTGGTCATCTCCTTGGCCGCGCCGAAATCGTCGATGCGCACGTTGGGGTTCTCATGGTCGGCGCTGCCCATCGCCACGGTGACGACCGGGATTCCCATCTCACGGAGCGCATCCATGATCGCCACGGATTCCGAAAGAGGCGGGGGCAGGATGACGCCCTCGACCTCGCTGGTCACAAAGCGCCGGGTGACATCGGCCTGTTCGCCGCCATTTTCCGATTCGCAGCTTTCGATCACCAGGTGGCAACCCGCCCTCCGCGCGGCTTCGAGCGCGCCGATCAGGAACTGGCTGAGATAGGCGGCGGAAGGGTTGGCGTAGAGCAGGCCGATATGGGTCGCCTCCCCCGCCGCGAGGTTCCGCGCCGCGCTATTGGGGGAGTAATTCAGGGTCTTGACGGCCTCGAGCACAGAGACGCGGGTGCTCTCGCGCACGTTCTTGCCGCCGTTGATCACGCGCGAGACGGTCATCGCCGAAACGCCCGCGGCGCGCGCGACGTCCTCGATCGTGACGGTGCCTCGGCTTCTTCGGCTCGGCCTGCTCATCCGTATCCCCCTACATTCGACGCGGAGCCTATGGTGACAGCGGAGCGCTTGTAAATGGTCTCGCCTGTCCGGACCGCGCGTGTTGACCGCCGGGAAGCGTCGTGCCAAGTCTTTGGTAGCGCTAACACAAAAGGCTGGCCGCACCCGCGGAACGGCATGGCCGCAGGAGAGGAATCCAGAAATGACCGCCACGCTCTCGACCCCGCGCACTGCCGCGCGGGTGCTTGCTTTGGGGCTGCTGGCCGCCACCGCGACAATCTCCGTGTCCGGAGCATGGGCGCAGACCGCGCGCCGCACGGCTTCCGAGAAGATGCTCTACAAGGAGGCCTCGCAGCCGGTCGAGCGGAGGGTGGAGGATTTGCTCCAGCGCATGAGCCTGGAGGAAAAGGTGGCGCAGATGCTCTCGATCTGGGAGCATAAGGACAAGATCCAGACTCCGCGCGGCGATTTCTCGCCCGCGCTCGCCTCCAGGAATTTCCCGAACGGGCTTGGTCAGATTTCCCGACCTTCCGACCGTCGCGGGGTCAAGGCCGAGAACGCGCCGGGCAGCAACGGCGCGGCCGGAGCTGCCGCCGGTGTCGTCAATCGGACCGCCGGCGAGGCCGCGGACTATGCCAATGCCGCGCAGCGCTGGGCGGTCGAGAAGACTCGCCTCGGCATTCCGCTGCTGATGCACGAGGAGGCTCTGCACGGTTATGTCGCGCGCGGTGCGACCAGCTTTCCGCAGTCGATCGGCCTCGCCAGCACCTGGGATCCGGCCCTGGTCGAGCGGGTCTTTTCCGTCGCATCGCGCGAAATGCGGGCGGCTGGCGCCAATCTGGCGCTGGCACCGGTGGTCGACGTCGCCCGCGATCCGCGCTGGGGGCGGATCGAGGAAACCTATGGCGAGGATCCGTACCTCGTCGGCACCATCGGCCTCGCGGCGATCAGGGGCTATCAGGGCACCAGCCTGCCGCTTGCGCGGGACAAGGTCTTCGTCACGCTCAAGCACCTGACCGGACATGGCCAGCCGGAGAACGGCACCAATGTCGGCCCGGCCGACATCTCCGAGCGCAATCTGCGCACCAACTTCTTCCCGCCGTTCGAGCGTGCGGTGAAGGAACTGCCGGTGATGTCGGTGATGGCCTCGTATAACGAGATCGACGGCATCCCATCGCACAGCAACAAGTGGCTGCTGACGGACGTGCTGCGCGGCGAGTGGGGCTTCAAGGGCGCCGTGATCAGCGATTACTTCGCCATTCGCGAACTCATCACCCGTCACAAGATGACCGATGATCCGACGGTCGCCGCCGAGATGGCAGTGAAAGCCGGAGTCGATGCCGAAACGCCCGACGGCGAAGCCTATGTTCACCTCCCGGAACTGGTCCGCAAGGGGGTGGTTCCGCAGGCGCTGATCGATGATTCGGTGCGCCGGATCCTCACCATGAAGTTTCAGGCGGGTCTGTTCGAGAACCCCTATGTCGATGTTGCAGCCGCCGATGCACGCACCGCCACACCCGACGCCGTGGCGCTCGCGCGCGAAGCGGCGCGCAAGGCGATGGTGCTGCTCAAGAACGACAAGCAGGTGCTGCCGCTCGACGCAAGCGCGTTGAAGCGCGTGGCCGTGCTCGGCACCCATGCGCGCGACACGCCGATCGGCGGCTATTCGGACGTGCCGCGCC
The nucleotide sequence above comes from Sphingosinicella sp. BN140058. Encoded proteins:
- a CDS encoding helix-turn-helix transcriptional regulator, producing the protein MSSIGSLAQIASLIGEPARTAILVSLMDGRALTAGELAEAAGVTAATASGHLGRLLEGGLLALERQGRHRYYRLASPAVAATLEGMMALDTALRNEAPSKRIATGPKDRALRRARRCYDHLAGEVAVAIADAMAERGQLDLSGDGAALTEAGRTFLGTLDIAVGARRGGATFCRPCLDWSERRPHIAGAVGAALYRGFVDKGWMRQAADSRAVAIMPPGRLALERHFGIV
- a CDS encoding DsbA family oxidoreductase, translating into MPKTLIIDFVSDVVCPWCVIGMRGLEEALRRLEGEVAAEIRFHPFELNPDMPPEGENIVAHIGRKYGSTPEQSAANRIAIRDRAANVGFTIAISDESRIYNTFDAHRLLHWAGYDGRQQALEHALFEAYFTNGRNPGDHEVLVDAARAAGLDPAAAAEVLGSGRYGPDVRAAEKLWQSRGISAVPAVIINGCYLISGGQPADAFEGALRTIAAES
- a CDS encoding TorF family putative porin, with translation MRNPVRLRVAACAALASLSPAHAIAAESGSGITISGDATLVSDYRFRGLSLSGNDPALQGGITIAHENGFYAGVWGSTIADSALMGDIELDLIGGWTGELATGTTADLSVTYYHYPRGRASAGNSDYAEAVAKLDRTLGPVETSAGIAYSWEQAAISGDNLYLFGDASADLPGTPLTLNAHVGRSSGSLAFEDHYVDWSAGIETSLGPVTAGVTYVDSDLAQDLGGGSAIVLSLGIGF
- a CDS encoding DUF6445 family protein — encoded protein: MLLRDSPYQISSRLNVRYEKIGAGIPVLFVDDFYARPDDVREAALRLPFEKAPFFYPGRVAPVPAEDGALREVRRKVLELANGEYLSRVPIRKDGARIAAFDDLHTDFAVVDVHPDALSPQQRKPHTDPVAVFGLVYLSRAPRGGTLFFEQTAGEPDGGRGYFSGSTAEYQLRGRIEAAFNRLVIYPGFIPHSAEIEGDWIKGDERFQAPRLTQRFAFIA
- a CDS encoding PspC domain-containing protein, producing MSADHQNVAFRNHTILGVCEAIGEDLGFPPVLLRIAFAAALYFSPIGVVAAYFGLGLVVMISRFAVPEGERMWPFNRKTRVETGQPQIEAEAEQPMAIAA
- a CDS encoding antibiotic biosynthesis monooxygenase, translated to MIAVLFEVWPDDAETYLDLAGSLRAELDGMDGFLTIERFESLSDPGKLLSLSFWRDEAAVAGWRNGLVHRTVQAKGRAGVFRDYRLRIAAVVRDYGMHDRNEAPPDSRAVHG
- a CDS encoding TonB-dependent receptor — translated: MTRTTLATRLLAGCALFGFAAAAAAQATDAAAGPDDGAGGAGEEAEIVITGSFAESLNDALRIKRRADSIADAVSAADIGDFPSVNVAEALQRLPGVSISREAGEGQFVSVRGLGPNFSNVTLNGAPIAYNENIRNSDQSGRQFQFRVIPADLISGIVVTKAPTADIIDGGIGGAVDIRIASPLDTASFVSARAFGHYEQRTEELTPNGSLSAGWRNDARTLGVIGGISYQTRKVQFERFQHFGYTDRVIAGQTVSVPNDVVTTLEREDRRRLSAMGGVEWAPIPALRLKAEALYSNFNNEIMEDRVSFEWGTRADFASKLVPGSAVIKDGVLYGGELRGGRINRNAEFSEQTHENLFLQASATYDASGWRIAPSFSYSRADSGLDLPLQRIDGRTADNQPGLVYSLVYGDDPVGNRRIGRVQTNLDLTQANAAPFYRYRIRPTNSLDDDKTALVDISRTFEADLGGFVLSKISVGGQYTDRSRDYQRRDRTVSLRPGASVDGSFVDQLVPSNVFNQMIDDFYGRWVSYDRDAFKDAFIVPGEYDGTDPQSDDLVANGQDLQQSYAIGEKIKAGYVRADFAADAIGLRGNAGLRYVTTSTEVDGTILRAGTGPNGAATTIIEPARFEGKYDEWLPSLNLNFDLTRNLVLRLAASRSLTRPSLADLRTATVPNSSVISDVYDRGQAAIDERPASALNGVGGNPDLKPYTALNFDASLEYYFDGFGGLSVALFHKDIKNFIGSIGRTEQVVLNTRTGQTVTADFLITRPQNIGDAKVSGIEIGAAVEIAYGFGIAGSATFTDSEAKIETPAGLIKAQLQGVSDTSFSISPFFKLGPVEANFSYTWRSDFSTNGNISPGSNAVTNPLDAIVQDGSGTLDMSAKVKINPALEIFVEGTNVLDERQAAYQGTEARPYQIHEYGRSFNFGVRASF
- a CDS encoding NIPSNAP family protein; its protein translation is MITCFIRYELDPHKLDAFDQYARNWGQAIPRCGADLIGYFGPHEGSATTAYGLYTIDSLAAYEAYRARLRDDPIGRENYAFSRRERFIRREDRIFLRLVSGPHAPLVRP